A portion of the Fusobacterium nucleatum genome contains these proteins:
- a CDS encoding glycine zipper 2TM domain-containing protein, which translates to MKKFKSIFLVLVIMLLSLGFTSTTYARERNGSSGRDRDRDYGSRGYRSRRDNSGGWGGPKLNYDGKTSGLGRELGGIVGGAAGGTIGGKFGGSKGGLAGGYIGGKIGSRAGDSWERRTNRSAHDKWNNKGSKGNGSWRFSDEID; encoded by the coding sequence ATGAAAAAATTTAAAAGCATTTTTTTAGTTTTAGTTATTATGTTGTTATCATTAGGATTTACATCTACTACTTATGCAAGAGAAAGAAATGGAAGTAGTGGAAGAGACAGAGATCGTGATTATGGTTCTCGTGGTTACAGAAGTAGAAGAGATAATAGTGGTGGTTGGGGAGGACCTAAGTTAAACTATGATGGAAAAACTTCTGGATTAGGAAGAGAACTAGGAGGTATTGTTGGAGGTGCTGCTGGTGGGACTATTGGTGGAAAATTTGGTGGTTCTAAAGGTGGATTAGCAGGTGGCTATATTGGTGGAAAAATAGGCAGTAGAGCTGGTGATTCTTGGGAAAGAAGAACAAATAGAAGTGCTCATGATAAATGGAATAATAAAGGAAGCAAAGGAAATGGAAGCTGGAGATTTAGTGATGAAATAGATTAG
- a CDS encoding DUF4298 domain-containing protein — MKQKERIEKMEKILYSSSKLLEELEEILNKIEKDSKNYDELIKYYYSKNWAKDKEDFEKDLFPDVESAHVLTEDGIYDMMTSSSGSAIRMLEIATKMLKR, encoded by the coding sequence ATGAAACAAAAAGAAAGAATAGAAAAAATGGAAAAAATTCTTTATAGCTCTTCAAAATTATTAGAAGAATTAGAAGAAATTTTAAATAAAATAGAGAAAGATTCCAAAAATTATGATGAACTTATAAAATATTATTATAGTAAGAATTGGGCAAAAGATAAAGAAGATTTTGAAAAAGATTTATTTCCAGATGTAGAAAGTGCTCATGTTTTAACAGAAGATGGAATCTATGATATGATGACTTCTAGTAGTGGATCTGCTATTCGTATGTTAGAAATTGCAACTAAAATGTTAAAAAGATAG
- the grpE gene encoding nucleotide exchange factor GrpE — translation MKDKEIKEEVLKEEINKEVNEKKKCECEEGKEEAHEHKNDEHACCGKHNHKEEIEKLKAEIEEWKNSFLRKQADFQNFTKRKEKEVDELKKFASEKIITQFLGSLDNFERAIESSSESKDFDSLLQGVEMIVRNLKDIMSSEDVEEIPTEGAFNPEYHHAVGVETSEDKKEDEIVKVLQKGYMMKGKVIRPAMVIVCKK, via the coding sequence ATGAAAGATAAAGAGATTAAAGAGGAAGTTCTAAAGGAGGAAATAAACAAAGAAGTTAATGAGAAAAAAAAATGTGAATGTGAAGAAGGAAAAGAAGAAGCTCATGAACATAAAAATGATGAACATGCTTGTTGTGGTAAACATAATCATAAAGAAGAAATAGAAAAACTTAAAGCTGAAATAGAAGAATGGAAAAATAGTTTTCTAAGAAAACAAGCAGATTTTCAGAATTTTACTAAGAGAAAAGAAAAAGAAGTTGATGAACTTAAAAAATTTGCTTCTGAAAAAATTATTACTCAATTTTTAGGAAGTTTAGATAATTTTGAAAGAGCTATTGAGTCTTCTAGTGAAAGTAAGGATTTTGATTCACTATTACAAGGTGTTGAAATGATAGTAAGAAATTTAAAAGATATTATGTCTAGTGAAGATGTTGAAGAGATACCGACAGAAGGAGCTTTTAATCCAGAATATCATCATGCAGTTGGTGTTGAAACAAGTGAAGATAAAAAAGAAGATGAAATTGTAAAAGTATTACAAAAAGGTTATATGATGAAAGGTAAAGTTATCAGACCAGCAATGGTTATAGTGTGTAAAAAATAA
- the hrcA gene encoding heat-inducible transcriptional repressor HrcA, translating into MGISEREKLVLNAIVDYYLTVGDTIGSRTLVKKYGIELSSATIRNVMADLEDMGFIEKTHTSSGRIPTDMGYKYYLTELLKVEKITQEEIENISNVYNRRVDELENILKKTSTLLSKLTNYAGIAVEPKPDNKKVSRVELVYIDEYLVMAIIVMDDRRVKTKNIHLAYPISKEEVEKKVDELNAKIRNNEIAINDIEKFFTESTDIVYEYDDEDELSKYFINNLPSMLKNENIAEVTDVIEFFNERKDIRELFEKLIEQKAQENSKSNVNVILGDELGIKELEDFSFVYSIYDIGGAQGIIGVMGPKRMAYSKTMGLINHVSREVNKLINSMEKDKNKKV; encoded by the coding sequence ATGGGAATTTCTGAAAGAGAAAAACTTGTTCTCAATGCTATTGTAGATTATTATCTTACAGTTGGGGACACAATAGGTTCCAGAACATTGGTAAAAAAATATGGAATAGAACTCTCATCTGCTACAATACGTAATGTTATGGCTGATTTAGAGGATATGGGCTTTATTGAAAAAACTCATACTTCATCAGGCCGTATTCCAACAGATATGGGATACAAATATTACCTAACAGAGCTTCTGAAAGTAGAAAAGATAACACAGGAAGAGATAGAAAATATTAGCAATGTGTATAATCGTAGAGTTGATGAGTTAGAAAATATTTTGAAAAAAACTTCTACTCTACTTTCAAAGTTAACTAATTATGCAGGTATAGCTGTTGAGCCAAAGCCTGACAATAAAAAAGTTAGCAGAGTGGAGCTTGTTTATATAGATGAATACTTAGTTATGGCAATTATTGTTATGGATGATAGAAGGGTTAAGACAAAAAATATTCACTTAGCTTATCCAATTTCAAAAGAAGAAGTTGAAAAAAAGGTTGATGAATTGAATGCTAAGATTAGAAATAATGAAATTGCTATAAATGATATAGAAAAGTTTTTTACAGAAAGTACAGATATAGTTTATGAGTATGATGATGAAGATGAACTTAGTAAATACTTCATAAATAATCTTCCAAGTATGTTAAAAAATGAAAATATTGCAGAGGTTACAGATGTAATTGAATTTTTTAATGAAAGAAAAGATATAAGAGAATTATTTGAAAAACTTATAGAACAAAAAGCACAAGAAAATTCAAAATCAAATGTAAATGTAATACTTGGAGATGAGTTAGGTATAAAAGAATTAGAAGATTTTAGCTTTGTCTATTCAATATATGATATAGGTGGGGCACAAGGAATAATTGGAGTTATGGGACCTAAGAGAATGGCATATTCTAAAACAATGGGACTTATAAATCATGTAAGTAGAGAAGTAAATAAATTGATTAATTCAATGGAGAAAGATAAAAATAAAAAGGTTTAG
- the dnaJ gene encoding molecular chaperone DnaJ: MAKRDYYEVLGIDKSASENDIKKAYRKAAMKYHPDKFANASDAEKKDAEEKFKEINEAYQILSDSQKKQQYDQFGHAAFEQGGAGFGGGFNAGGFDFGDIFGDIFGGGGFGGFEGFSGFGGSSRRSYVEPGNDLRYNLEITLEEAAKGVEKTIKYKRTGKCENCHGTGGEDDKMKTCPTCNGQGTIRTQQRTILGVMQSQSVCPDCHGTGKVPEKKCKHCHGTGTAKETVEKKVNVPAGIDDGQKLKYAGLGEASQNGGPNGDLYVVIRIKSHDIFVRDGENLYCEVPISYSTAVLGGEVEIPTLNGKKMIKVPEGTESGKLLKVKGEGIKSLRGYGQGDIIVKITIETPKKLTDKQKELLQKFEESLNEKNYEQKSSFMKKVKKFFKDIID; the protein is encoded by the coding sequence ATGGCAAAAAGAGACTATTATGAAGTCCTTGGAATAGATAAAAGTGCAAGTGAAAATGATATAAAGAAGGCATATAGAAAAGCAGCTATGAAGTATCACCCTGATAAGTTTGCAAATGCAAGTGATGCAGAAAAGAAAGATGCAGAAGAAAAGTTTAAGGAAATAAATGAGGCTTATCAAATTCTTTCTGATAGCCAAAAGAAACAACAATATGATCAATTTGGACATGCTGCTTTTGAACAAGGTGGAGCAGGTTTTGGTGGTGGCTTCAATGCAGGAGGTTTTGACTTTGGAGATATTTTTGGAGATATCTTCGGTGGTGGAGGCTTTGGAGGTTTTGAAGGTTTTAGTGGTTTTGGTGGCTCTTCAAGAAGAAGTTATGTTGAGCCTGGAAATGATTTAAGATATAATCTTGAAATAACTTTGGAAGAAGCTGCAAAAGGTGTAGAAAAAACTATTAAATACAAGAGAACTGGAAAATGTGAAAATTGTCATGGAACAGGTGGAGAAGATGATAAAATGAAAACTTGTCCTACTTGTAATGGGCAAGGAACAATCAGAACTCAACAAAGAACTATATTAGGTGTAATGCAATCTCAATCAGTTTGTCCTGACTGTCATGGAACAGGAAAAGTACCTGAAAAGAAATGTAAACACTGTCATGGAACAGGAACTGCAAAAGAAACTGTTGAAAAGAAAGTTAATGTGCCAGCTGGTATAGATGATGGACAAAAATTAAAATATGCAGGTTTAGGAGAAGCTAGTCAAAATGGAGGACCTAATGGAGATTTGTATGTAGTTATTAGAATTAAATCTCATGATATTTTTGTAAGAGATGGAGAAAACTTATATTGTGAAGTACCTATTTCATATTCAACTGCTGTATTAGGTGGAGAAGTTGAAATTCCAACTTTAAATGGTAAAAAAATGATTAAAGTTCCAGAAGGAACAGAAAGTGGAAAATTGCTTAAAGTTAAAGGTGAAGGAATAAAATCCCTTAGAGGTTATGGACAAGGGGATATAATTGTAAAAATCACAATAGAAACTCCAAAGAAATTAACTGATAAACAAAAAGAATTATTACAAAAATTTGAAGAAAGTTTAAATGAAAAAAATTATGAACAAAAATCTAGTTTTATGAAAAAAGTAAAAAAATTCTTTAAAGATATAATTGATTGA
- the dnaK gene encoding molecular chaperone DnaK, with amino-acid sequence MSKIIGIDLGTTNSCVAVMEGGSATIIPNSEGARTTPSVVNIKDNGEVVVGEIAKRQAVTNPTSTVSSIKTHMGSDYKVEIFGKKYTPQEISAKTLQKLKKDAEAYLGEEVKEAVITVPAYFTDSQRQATKDAGTIAGLDVKRIINEPTAAALAYGLEKKKEEKVLVFDLGGGTFDVSVLEISDGVIEVISTAGNNHLGGDDFDNEIINWLVAEFKKETGIDLSNDKMAYQRLKDAAEKAKKELSTLMETSISLPFITMDATGPKHLEMKLTRAKFNDLTKHLVEATQGPTKTALKDASLEANQIDEILLVGGSTRIPAVQEWVENFFGKKPNKGINPDEVVAAGAAIQGGVLMGDVKDVLLLDVTPLSLGIETLGGVFTKMIEKNTTIPVKKSQVYSTAVDNQPAVTINVLQGERSRATDNHKLGEFNLEGIPAAPRGVPQIEVTFDIDANGIVHVSAKDLGTGKENKVTISGSSNLSKEEIERMTKEAEAHAEEDKKFQELVEARNKADQLISATEKTLKENPDKVSEEDKKNIEAAIEELKKVKDGDDKSAIDSAMEKLSQASHKFAEELYKEVQAQAQAQQQAGANAGSDKKDEDVAEAEVVD; translated from the coding sequence ATGAGTAAAATAATAGGAATCGATTTAGGAACAACAAACTCTTGTGTGGCAGTAATGGAAGGTGGAAGTGCAACAATAATACCAAATTCTGAAGGAGCAAGAACAACTCCATCAGTTGTAAATATTAAAGATAATGGTGAAGTAGTTGTAGGAGAAATAGCAAAAAGACAAGCTGTTACAAATCCTACTTCAACAGTAAGTTCAATCAAAACTCATATGGGTTCTGATTACAAAGTAGAAATTTTTGGAAAGAAATATACTCCACAAGAAATTTCTGCTAAAACATTACAAAAATTGAAAAAAGATGCTGAAGCTTACTTAGGAGAAGAAGTTAAAGAAGCAGTTATCACAGTACCAGCTTACTTTACTGACTCTCAAAGACAAGCTACAAAAGATGCTGGAACAATAGCAGGTTTAGATGTAAAGAGAATTATAAATGAACCAACTGCTGCTGCTCTTGCTTATGGACTTGAAAAGAAAAAAGAAGAAAAAGTATTAGTATTTGACCTTGGTGGGGGAACATTTGACGTATCTGTTCTTGAAATATCAGATGGTGTTATAGAAGTTATATCAACAGCTGGAAACAACCACTTAGGTGGAGATGACTTTGATAATGAAATCATAAACTGGTTAGTTGCAGAATTTAAGAAAGAAACTGGAATTGATTTATCAAATGATAAAATGGCTTATCAAAGACTAAAAGATGCTGCTGAAAAAGCTAAAAAAGAATTATCAACATTGATGGAAACTTCAATTTCGTTACCATTCATAACTATGGATGCAACAGGGCCTAAACATTTAGAAATGAAATTGACAAGAGCAAAATTTAATGATTTAACAAAACATCTTGTTGAAGCAACACAAGGACCTACAAAAACAGCTTTAAAAGATGCGAGTCTTGAAGCTAATCAAATAGATGAAATCTTACTTGTTGGAGGTTCTACAAGAATACCAGCAGTTCAAGAATGGGTTGAAAACTTCTTTGGAAAGAAACCTAATAAGGGAATAAACCCTGATGAAGTTGTTGCGGCAGGTGCTGCAATACAAGGTGGAGTATTAATGGGAGATGTTAAAGATGTATTACTTCTTGATGTAACTCCATTATCATTAGGAATTGAAACTCTTGGTGGAGTATTTACTAAGATGATAGAAAAAAATACTACTATCCCAGTTAAGAAATCTCAAGTGTACTCAACAGCTGTTGATAACCAACCAGCAGTTACTATAAATGTATTACAAGGAGAAAGATCAAGAGCTACTGATAACCATAAATTAGGAGAATTTAATCTTGAAGGTATCCCTGCTGCTCCAAGAGGTGTACCTCAAATAGAAGTTACATTTGATATAGATGCTAATGGTATAGTTCATGTATCTGCAAAAGATTTAGGAACAGGAAAAGAAAATAAAGTAACTATTTCTGGTTCAAGTAACCTTTCAAAAGAAGAAATTGAAAGAATGACTAAGGAAGCTGAAGCTCATGCTGAAGAAGATAAAAAATTCCAAGAATTAGTAGAAGCTAGAAATAAAGCAGACCAATTAATTTCTGCTACTGAAAAAACTTTAAAAGAAAATCCTGATAAAGTAAGTGAAGAAGATAAGAAAAATATAGAAGCTGCTATTGAAGAATTAAAGAAAGTTAAAGATGGTGATGATAAATCAGCAATAGACTCAGCTATGGAAAAATTATCTCAAGCATCTCATAAATTTGCAGAAGAATTATATAAAGAAGTTCAAGCACAGGCTCAAGCTCAACAACAAGCAGGAGCTAATGCTGGTTCTGATAAAAAAGATGAAGATGTAGCAGAAGCAGAAGTTGTGGACTAA
- a CDS encoding methylated-DNA--[protein]-cysteine S-methyltransferase, translated as MKNIKGISFLYNKEIGYLEIIEEKDGISEISFLGNIDIETRRNLYNIFNESPLTKKCSQQLEEYFKGKRKEFNIELDIRGTEFQKQCWDALVKVAYGETISYSDEAKMIGKDKAVRAVGSANGKNCIPIIIPCHRIVYKGGEIGGYSGGEGGNKGIEIKKYLLELEKKFK; from the coding sequence ATGAAAAATATTAAAGGAATTTCATTTTTATACAATAAAGAAATAGGTTATTTAGAAATAATTGAAGAAAAAGATGGTATAAGCGAAATTAGTTTTTTAGGTAATATAGATATTGAAACAAGAAGAAATCTATATAATATTTTTAATGAATCTCCTTTAACAAAAAAATGTAGTCAACAATTAGAAGAATATTTTAAAGGAAAAAGAAAAGAATTTAATATTGAATTAGATATTAGAGGAACTGAGTTTCAAAAACAGTGTTGGGATGCTTTAGTAAAAGTAGCTTATGGGGAAACTATTTCATATAGTGATGAAGCTAAGATGATAGGAAAAGATAAGGCAGTTAGAGCTGTTGGTTCAGCTAATGGCAAAAACTGTATTCCTATAATTATTCCTTGTCACAGAATAGTTTATAAAGGTGGAGAAATAGGTGGATATAGTGGTGGTGAAGGTGGCAATAAAGGTATTGAAATAAAAAAATATCTATTAGAGCTTGAAAAAAAGTTTAAGTAA
- a CDS encoding flavodoxin, which yields MAKSLIIYYSLDGKTKKVVDVLEKLTNADVYEIELEKPYTKLTAYTIGLGHCKIGYEPPIKNEIDLSTYDKIFIGGPTWWFTYAPPINSFINKYDLSDKIIYPFGTATSNFGVYFERFNKGCKAKEIKKPLKILRSTLKNGLEEAVKLWLNEEYN from the coding sequence ATGGCCAAGTCACTGATTATTTATTATTCCTTGGATGGAAAAACAAAAAAAGTTGTTGATGTATTAGAAAAACTAACTAATGCAGATGTATATGAAATAGAATTAGAGAAACCTTATACTAAACTAACAGCTTACACAATAGGATTAGGACATTGTAAAATTGGATATGAACCTCCAATAAAGAATGAAATTGATTTATCTACTTATGATAAAATTTTTATTGGTGGACCAACTTGGTGGTTCACCTATGCACCCCCTATTAATTCTTTTATAAATAAATATGATTTAAGTGATAAAATTATTTATCCTTTTGGTACTGCTACAAGTAATTTTGGAGTATATTTTGAAAGGTTTAATAAAGGATGTAAAGCAAAAGAGATAAAAAAGCCATTAAAAATTTTGAGATCTACACTTAAAAATGGTTTAGAAGAAGCAGTTAAATTATGGTTAAATGAAGAATACAATTAG
- a CDS encoding ABC transporter substrate-binding protein — MYISKSMSIKSIVEKYPETIPVFTNIGFKGLDNPAVLQKLEEQNITLEKAMMIKKEDVDAFIPMLQQAIASVEREDEGVKEASLMGLLPCPVRIPLLEGFEKYLADNKDIKVKYELKAAYSGLGWIKDEVIDKNDIDKLADMFISAGFDLFFDKDLMGKFKEQGIFKDMTGIEKYNTDFDNENIHLKDPHGDYSMIGVVPAIFIVNKAALDGREVPRAWADLLKPEFAKSVSLPIADFDLFNSILIHIYKLYGFEGVKNLGRSLLSNLHPAQMVEAKEPVVTIMPYFFSKMIPEKGPKEVIWPKEGAIISPIFMLTKASKAKELDKIIKFMSGKAVGDTLANQGLFPSVHPEVKNPVNGRPMLWVGWDFIYSNGMGELIKKCEETFKEGAGE; from the coding sequence ATGTATATAAGCAAATCAATGTCAATAAAATCAATAGTGGAGAAATATCCAGAAACAATACCTGTTTTCACAAATATTGGGTTTAAAGGTTTAGATAATCCAGCAGTTTTACAAAAACTAGAAGAACAAAATATAACATTGGAAAAAGCAATGATGATAAAAAAAGAAGATGTAGATGCTTTTATTCCAATGTTACAACAGGCAATAGCATCTGTTGAAAGAGAAGATGAAGGAGTGAAAGAAGCTTCACTTATGGGACTTTTACCTTGTCCTGTTAGAATACCTTTATTAGAAGGTTTTGAAAAATATCTAGCAGACAATAAAGATATAAAGGTTAAATATGAATTAAAAGCTGCTTACTCAGGGCTTGGTTGGATAAAAGATGAAGTAATAGATAAAAATGATATAGATAAACTAGCAGATATGTTTATCTCAGCTGGTTTTGACTTGTTCTTTGATAAAGATTTAATGGGGAAATTTAAAGAACAAGGAATATTCAAAGATATGACAGGTATTGAAAAATACAATACAGATTTTGATAATGAAAATATTCACTTAAAAGATCCTCATGGAGATTATTCAATGATAGGTGTTGTTCCTGCTATCTTTATAGTTAATAAGGCAGCATTAGATGGTAGAGAAGTTCCAAGAGCTTGGGCAGATTTATTAAAACCTGAATTTGCAAAATCTGTTTCTTTACCAATAGCAGACTTTGACTTATTCAATTCAATACTTATACATATTTATAAATTATATGGTTTTGAAGGAGTTAAAAATTTAGGAAGGTCTTTACTTTCAAATTTACATCCTGCTCAAATGGTTGAAGCAAAAGAACCAGTTGTAACAATAATGCCATATTTCTTCTCTAAAATGATACCAGAAAAAGGACCAAAAGAAGTTATATGGCCAAAAGAAGGAGCAATTATATCTCCAATATTTATGTTAACTAAGGCATCAAAAGCAAAAGAATTAGATAAAATTATTAAATTTATGAGTGGAAAAGCAGTTGGAGATACACTGGCTAATCAAGGTTTATTCCCAAGTGTACATCCAGAAGTAAAAAATCCAGTAAATGGTAGACCAATGCTTTGGGTTGGTTGGGACTTTATCTATTCAAATGGTATGGGAGAATTAATTAAAAAATGTGAAGAAACATTTAAAGAAGGAGCAGGAGAATAA
- a CDS encoding radical SAM protein, producing the protein MYKHVFGPVPSRRLGISLGVDLVVSKSCNLNCIFCECGATKKIQLERQRFKDMDEILNEIQSVLKNIKPDYITFSGSGEPTLSLDLGNISKAIKEDLKYKGKICLITNSLLLANNQVIKELEYIDLIVPTLNTLKQDIFEKIVRPDYRTSVDEIKKGFVNLNNSNYKGKIWIEIFILENINDSEENFIEIANFLNLENIRYDKIQLNTIDRVGAERDLKAISFDKIFKAKKILEENELHNIEIIKSLNELDDNKKILINQELLDNMKQKRLYQEEEINKIFKKS; encoded by the coding sequence ATGTATAAACATGTGTTTGGACCTGTTCCCTCAAGGAGGTTAGGCATATCTTTGGGAGTTGATTTAGTAGTCAGCAAAAGTTGTAATCTTAATTGTATTTTCTGTGAATGTGGTGCTACTAAAAAAATTCAATTAGAAAGACAAAGATTTAAAGATATGGATGAAATATTAAATGAAATTCAATCTGTTTTAAAGAATATAAAACCTGACTATATCACATTTTCTGGAAGTGGAGAACCTACTTTAAGTTTAGACTTAGGAAATATATCAAAAGCCATAAAAGAAGATTTAAAATATAAGGGTAAAATCTGCCTTATAACTAATAGTTTACTTTTAGCTAATAACCAAGTAATAAAAGAATTAGAATATATTGACTTAATTGTCCCAACACTTAATACTTTAAAACAAGATATATTTGAAAAAATTGTTAGACCTGATTATAGAACAAGTGTAGATGAGATAAAAAAAGGTTTTGTTAATCTAAATAATTCTAACTATAAAGGAAAAATTTGGATAGAAATTTTTATTTTAGAAAATATTAATGATAGTGAAGAAAATTTCATTGAAATAGCTAATTTCTTAAACTTAGAAAATATAAGGTATGACAAAATACAATTAAATACTATTGATAGGGTTGGAGCAGAAAGGGACTTAAAAGCTATAAGTTTTGATAAAATTTTCAAGGCTAAAAAAATTTTAGAAGAAAATGAATTACATAATATTGAAATAATCAAAAGTTTAAATGAACTAGACGATAACAAAAAAATCTTGATAAATCAAGAGCTTTTAGATAACATGAAACAAAAAAGATTATATCAAGAAGAAGAAATCAACAAAATTTTTAAAAAAAGTTAA
- a CDS encoding AAA family ATPase, protein MNFIDREKELETLNKEYKKDNSFVVLYGRRRVGKTTLIKEFIKDKKAFYFFADKQNENLQIERFKSQVSEYFKDEFLKKIEIKDWDTVFDYLLTKISNEKFILVIDEFQYLCMINKNFSSIFQRIYDEKLKNKNIMIILCGSLISMMYSETLAYESPLYGRRTAQIKLQAIKFKYYNDFFKDKSIQELIELYSITGGVPKYILSLDRDKSALYNIENNIFDKNNYLYSEPKFLLQEEVNDLSRYFSILNAISIGHTKMSAISSYLQINAGGLSPYISKLIDLDILEKESPITENIENTKKVLYKIKDNYLKFWFSYVYPYQSYLEIENLAYVKNKIENEFDLYVSKIYEDLDRESIWKNMKFPLVKVGRWWDKDTEIDIVALGEDNKIVFGECKYSKKQVGLNILNELKEKSKKVIWNNDKREEYYILFSKSGFSQDLIELAKKKNNIILKELV, encoded by the coding sequence ATGAATTTTATTGATAGAGAAAAAGAACTAGAAACTCTTAATAAAGAATATAAAAAAGATAATAGTTTTGTTGTTCTATATGGAAGAAGAAGAGTTGGAAAAACAACTTTGATAAAAGAATTTATAAAAGATAAGAAAGCATTTTACTTTTTTGCTGATAAACAAAATGAAAATCTACAAATTGAAAGATTTAAAAGTCAAGTATCAGAATATTTTAAAGATGAATTTTTAAAGAAAATAGAAATAAAAGATTGGGATACAGTTTTTGATTATTTATTGACAAAGATTTCCAATGAAAAATTTATTCTAGTAATAGATGAATTTCAATATCTATGTATGATTAATAAAAATTTTTCTTCTATTTTTCAAAGAATATATGATGAGAAATTAAAAAATAAAAATATTATGATTATTCTATGTGGTTCTTTAATCTCAATGATGTATTCAGAAACCTTGGCTTATGAAAGTCCACTATATGGAAGAAGAACTGCTCAAATAAAACTTCAAGCTATAAAATTTAAGTATTATAATGACTTTTTTAAAGATAAATCTATTCAAGAATTAATAGAATTGTATTCTATAACAGGGGGAGTACCTAAATATATTTTAAGTTTAGATAGAGATAAATCAGCTTTATATAATATTGAAAATAATATTTTTGATAAGAATAATTATTTGTACTCTGAGCCAAAATTTTTATTACAAGAGGAAGTAAATGATCTATCTAGATATTTTTCTATTTTAAATGCAATATCAATAGGGCATACTAAGATGTCAGCTATATCTTCATATTTGCAAATAAATGCAGGAGGGCTATCTCCATATATTTCAAAACTTATAGATTTAGACATACTTGAAAAAGAAAGTCCTATCACTGAGAATATAGAAAACACAAAAAAAGTTTTATATAAAATAAAAGATAATTATTTAAAGTTCTGGTTTTCTTATGTTTATCCATATCAAAGCTATCTTGAAATTGAAAATTTAGCTTATGTTAAAAATAAAATTGAAAATGAATTTGATTTATATGTGTCAAAGATTTATGAAGATTTAGATAGAGAAAGTATATGGAAAAATATGAAGTTTCCTTTAGTTAAAGTGGGTAGATGGTGGGATAAAGATACAGAAATTGATATTGTGGCTCTAGGAGAAGATAATAAAATTGTTTTTGGAGAATGTAAATATTCTAAAAAACAAGTAGGTTTAAATATTTTAAATGAATTAAAGGAAAAATCTAAAAAAGTTATATGGAATAATGATAAAAGAGAAGAATACTATATATTATTTTCAAAATCTGGTTTTAGCCAAGATTTAATTGAATTAGCTAAGAAAAAAAATAATATTATACTTAAAGAATTAGTGTAA